A single region of the Sorghum bicolor cultivar BTx623 chromosome 9, Sorghum_bicolor_NCBIv3, whole genome shotgun sequence genome encodes:
- the LOC8076815 gene encoding cytokinin dehydrogenase 9 has product MKPSVLQYLNFFVLFSFGVVTTSHTTDQDVLATLSKLPLDGHFSFHDVSTAAWDFGNLSSFMPAAVLHPGSVDDIATTVRHVFLGGEHSMLTVAARGHGHSLRGQCQAAGGIVIKMESLPNDRMQVQSGASPYVDASGGELWINVLHETLKYGLAPKSWTDYLHLTIGGTLSNAGVSGQTFRHGPQISNVNELEIVTGKGDIITCSPERNSDLFHAALGGLGQFGIITRARIVLEPAPKMVRWIRVLYSDFTSFAEDQEMLISAERTFDYIEGFVIINRTGILNNWRSSFSPQDPVWASQFKSDGRVLFCLEMTKNYNPEESDNMEQEVNSLLHQLRHMPPSLFHTDVTYIEFLDRVHSSEVKLRAKGMWEVPHPWLNLMVPKSSIHTFAREVFGKILKDSNSGPILLYPVNKFRWDNRTSVVIPDEEVFYLVGFLSSVPSSSGPHGVEHALNLNNQIIEFSGKAGIRVKQYLPNYNTAQEWKAHFEARWETFQRRKNAYDPLAILAPGQGIFQKASPPLSL; this is encoded by the exons ATGAAACCATCAGTTCTGCAGTACCTGAACTTTTTCGTTTTATTTTCCTTTGGTGTAGTCACCACCTCCCACACAACTGACCAAGATGTGCTCGCAACCCTCAGTAAACTACCCCTCGATGGCCATTTCAGCTTCCATGATGTGTCTACTGCTGCCTGGGACTTTGGCAATCTCTCTAGTTTCATGCCAGCTGCTGTGCTTCATCCAGGATCAGTAGACGACATTGCCACTACGGTCAGGCATGTCTTCTTGGGGGGAGAGCACTCCATGCTCACCGTGGCAGCCCGTGGGCATGGACACTCACTCCGAGGGCAGTGCCAGGCAGCTGGAGGGATTGTCATTAAAATGGAGTCCCTCCCTAATGACAGGATGCAGGTGCAGTCTGGTGCATCGCCCTATGTTGATGCCTCAGGAGGAGAACTCTGGATAAATGTCCTGCATGAGACATTGAAGTACGGTCTGGCACCAAAGTCATGGACTGATTATCTCCACCTCACAATTGGAGGCACGTTGTCAAATGCAGGGGTCAGTGGGCAGACGTTCCGACATGGCCCACAAATCAGCAACGTAAACGAGCTGGAGATTGTGACAG GAAAAGGAGACATCATCACTTGCTCACCGGAGCGGAACTCTGATCTCTTCCATGCTGCTCTTGGTGGCTTAGGTCAGTTCGGTATCATCACTAGGGCCAGGATTGTGCTCGAGCCTGCTCCAAAAATG GTGAGGTGGATTAGAGTTCTCTACTCAGACTTCACAAGCTTTGCAGAGGATCAGGAGATGCTTATTTCAGCAGAGAGGACCTTTGATTACATAGAGGGCTTCGTCATCATCAACAGGACAGGTATCCTGAACAACTGGAGATCATCATTTAGCCCACAGGATCCAGTGTGGGCAAGCCAGTTCAAATCAGATGGAAGAGTGCTCTTCTGCCTCGAGATGACGAAGAACTACAACCCTGAAGAGTCAGACAACATGGAACAG GAGGTCAATAGCCTACTGCATCAACTTAGACATATGCCTCCATCCCTATTCCACACAGATGTCACCTACATCGAGTTCCTGGATAGGGTGCACTCCTCTGAGGTTAAACTGAGAGCTAAGGGGATGTGGGAGGTCCCACACCCATGGCTAAATCTCATGGTTCCAAAAAGTTCGATCCACACATTTGCAAGGGAggtctttgggaaaatcctgaaaGACAGCAACAGTGGTCCCATATTGCTCTACCCAGTAAACAAATTCAG ATGGGACAATAGAACGTCAGTAGTCATACCAGATGAGGAAGTTTTCTACCTAGTGGGATTCCTATCCTCAGtgccatcttcatcaggtcctcACGGCGTCGAACATGCACTGAACCTCAATAACCAGATAATAGAATTCTCTGGCAAGGCAGGTATTAGGGTGAAGCAATATCTGCCCAACTACAACACTGCACAGGAGTGGAAGGCCCACTTTGAGGCAAGGTGGGAGACATTTCAACGAAGGAAAAATGCCTATGACCCATTGGCCATCCTAGCTCCAGGACAAGGAATATTTCAAAAGGCATCACCGCCCTTGTCCCTATGA